GGGCTGGGTAATCTTGGCGCTCTGGCGAGTAAACCGGTGATGGAAGGTAAGGCGTTGCTGTTTAAACGCTTTGCCGGTGTAGACTCCATTGATATTGAAGTGGAATCAGAAAGTGCTCAGGCGTTTATTGATACCGTAAAACGTATTGCCTGTAGTTTCGGCGGAATCAATCTTGAAGATATTAAAGCACCAGAGTGTTTTGAAATTGAACGACGCCTGATAGAAGAATGCGACATCCCGGTATTCCATGATGACCAGCACGGAACCGCCATTGTAACGGCTGCCGGTATGTTGAATGCACTGGATATTGCCGGCAAAAAAATAGAAGAAGCCAAAATGGTTTGCCTGGGGGCTGGCTCTGCGGCCATTGCCTGTGTCAAATTGCTGATCAGCTGTGGCATGCGACCGGAAAACATTCTGATGCTGGACAGTAAAGGGGTTATCCACACTGGCCGTGATGACCTGAACCAGTACAAAGCCCTGTTTGCAGTAGACACCGACCGTCGTCAACTGGATGATGCTATTGTGGGTGCCGATGCGTTTCTTGGGCTTTCCGGCCCTAACCTGCTGTCTGCCGAACAGCTGCAAACCATGGCAGAGCATCCGATTGTCTTTGCCTGTGCTAACCCTGATCCTGAAATTCATCCTGAAGTGGCGAAGGCAGCTCGTTCTGATGTGATTATGGCGACCGGCCGTTCTGATTTCCCCAATCAGGTCAACAATGTTCTGGGCTTCCCGTTTATTTTCCGAGGCGCACTGGATGTACGCGCGACCCGCATTAACGAAGCCATGAAAGTGGCAGCGGTGAATGCGATTCGGGATCTGGCAAAAGAGGAAGTGCCACAGGAAGTCATGGATGCATACGACGGTATCCAGCTAAGTTTCGGACCGGGCTATATTATTCCAAAGCCAACCGATCCCCGCTTGTTGGGTAAGGTGTCTGCGGCAGTCGCTGAGGCAGCCATTGAGAGTGGCGTGGCGAAGCTGGGGTATCCGGCGCATTATCCGCTGACGTCTCTGGATGACGTTTGATCTTTCCGCACAGCTTGCTGCACATTACTCCGGGTTAACCTGATACCCGATACCCCGGAGTAGTTTGTTGGACGCCAATGGATTGGCGTCCACAATAATGGTAAAAATCAGAACAAATCTTCAGGCTTAAACGACTGCTCAATATCATTCAGGGAAGGGATAGAGCCTTCGCTCACGGAAGTTGGGGCTTTTTCCTGACGAAAGATTTCAAAAATAGCGTTTTTATCCCCCTGTCGTGCAAGGCGACCGGTTTTTGGATCAATTCGCAGTGACACCATGCCGTCGGGTTGTGGCAGGCGTTGTTCTGGTTTGCCATCAAGAGCGACCTTCATAAAGTCAATCCAGACTGGCAGAGCAGCGTTTCCGCCGTATTCCCAGCGACCGAGTGTCGTGTAATCGTCCATGCCAATCCAGACGCTGGTCAGCACTTCCGGATTAAAACCGACAAACCATGCATCCTTACTGTCGTTGGTAGTACCGGTTTTACCAGCAATATCATGGCGTTTCAGCGCCTGGGCACGACGGCCAGTACCTTTCCAGATGACGTCACTCATGATGTCGTTGATGATGTAGTTCACCCGCGGGTCCATCACCTGTTCAGCGGGTGTGATGCGCTGGGTATCGGGTTCGCCGGTCAGGTCAACGATATGGTTATCCTGATCACCCCGGGCAAGGATGATGGCTGAACCGGAGTCAGCTTCAGGCACTTCTGTTTGCTCAGTTGTTTGCTCCTGAGGATTGTCCAGCAAGTCTTCACATTCAGGGCAGGCCGTTTCAGGGGAAGCCCTGAACAGCACTTCATCCACGGTCTCAACACGATCAATCAGATAGGGGCTGACTTTATAACCGCCATTGGCAATGGTGGCGTAACCAGCGGTCAGCTGCAACGGTGTCAGGGATACGTTACCCAGAGCCAGGCTGAGATTTCGCTCCATTGTACCGTCTTCGAAACCCAGACTTTCCAGGAAGTTAATGGTTCGGTTGATGCCGATTTCCCGCAGCAGTCGAATAGAGATCAGGTTGCGGGAGCGGTACAGACCTTCCCGCAGGCGCGTTGGGCCATTGAACTTCATGTTGTCGTTGTTTGGACGCCAGGTGCCTTCCAGTCCCTTGTCAGCAAATACTATGGGAGCGTCGTTAATCATGGTGGCAGCGGTCAGACCTTCATGGATGGCAGCAGCGTAAACAAACGGCTTGAACGATGACCCCGCCTGCCTGACAGCCTGGGTTGAACGGTTATACATGCTGTCGAAGAAGTTAAAGCCACCCACCAGGGACAGGATGGCTCCGTTCTTTGGGTTCATGGATATCAGTGATGACTGGGCTTCAGGATCCTGGCTCAAACGATAGCGACCATCCGGCATTTTACGCACCAGAATCAGGTCTCCGGCTTTTAACACGTCGCCTGCGGACTTGGGGTCGTAACCAAAAGCATTCACGTTAATGAAACGCTTTGCCCAGTTCAGGTTGTCCCAATCAATGACGTCAACTTCGTCATTGCGCAGCAGAATATGAGCCGTTTTGTCTTCAACGGCAGTGACCACCGCTGGCATAAGAATTCTATTGGAACGAGCGTTTTTCAGAGCCTCTTTCCAGACATCAACGTTAGACTGAATCTCACTGTTATTGATTTCCAGGTTTTGGTCTGCTTCGTTGAGGTTGGTAACAGGGCCCCGGTAACCGTGTCGTTCTGTGTAGGCAAACAGACCATCGACCACTACCTGGTTTGCGGTTTCCTGCAGGGAGCTGTCAACTGTCGTGTAAATCTGAAATCCTTCGGTATAAGCTTCAGGGCCATACCTTTCAATCATTTCCTGACGAACCATTTCTGCTACATACGGCGCTTGTAGTTCAATGCGGGAGCCGTGATAGCGGGCAGTTACTGGCTGACTGACTGCTGTCTGGTAGTTGTTGTTGTCGATATAGCCAAGGTCCAGCATGCGCCCGAGAATCCAGTTGCGGCGAATCAGGGCTCTGTCAGGGTCGTTGATCGGGTTATAGCGGGAGGGAGCTTTTGGCAGTCCGGCGATCATAGCCAGCTGAGCCAGGTTCAGTTCATTAATAGACTGTCCATAATACACTTGGGCGGCCGCCTCAACGCCGTAGGCACGGTTGCCCAGGTAAATTTTATTCAGGTACAGTTCAAGGATTTCAGACTTGTTGAGCTCTCGCTCGATCTGTAAAGCCAGCAGTATTTCATTGAATTTACGGGAGAAAACCCGTTCATGACTCAAAAAGAAGTTTTTCGCCACCTGCATCGTAATAGTGCTGCCGCCTGACTGAATGCTGCCGGTGGATACCAGCTGCACGGCCGCACGCATCAGACCGACAATATCAACGCCAGGGTGGGAGTAGAACCGGTCATCTTCAGCAGCCATAAACGCCCGAACCAGAAACTCAGGGGTTTCTTCAATGCGAACCGGCGTACGACGCTTTTCACCGAACTCGGCCAGCAGCTTCTCGTCACGGGTATAAACCCGCAGGGGCGTTTGCAGGTGAACATCCCGCAGGGTTTCAACAGATGGCAGGGAAGGGCTCAGGTACAGATAGGCACTGGCTGCGATCAGCAGCACACCACCACCACCGGCAAGGCCACTCCATAGTAAGAATTTTAAAAATTTAACCATTCGCTTCATTCTGCCGGAACATCCAGTTTATCTGAGCCTCTCAGCTCATTGAGCCGATCCTGTGGGAGCATTATAAAGGTAAAATACCCTGATGCCCTATAAAACGGGGAAGTTTACTTTACCCTGAAATTATTTTGACGATGTTAACCGGTAGTTGTGGAGGTTGGTGTCCGTAGCTGTCACATTCCGGTGAGGTCAGGGTGTGTAACAGGCTTTGAATCTTTCGGAAATTGCGGAAAAGCAAATACTGATATTTAATTGAAACTATACCCCTTATAACAAATGAACAGGGATCAGATCCGTGTTAGGACTGTTCAAAAATAAATCCAGCTCTGTCCTGGGCATCGATATCAGTTCGACGTCTGTTAAAGTTCTTGAACTCAGCCGCAGTGGTGATAAGTACCGTGTTGAAGCCTTTGGTGAGCAACCTCTGGCACCGGGTGCTGTCGTCGAAAATAATATTCAGGAAACAGAAGCGGTGGGTGAAGCCATTGCCAAAGCCGTTGCCCATTCCCGTTCTGGTGTTAAAAACGCGGCTATTGCGGTATCCGGTTCAGCAGTGATCACAAAAACCATTGAAATGGACGCTTCTCTCAGTGATGACGAGATGGAATCCCAGATTGCGGTAGAGGCAGACCAGTACATTCCCTACGCACTGGACGAAGTGGCTATTGATTTTGAAGTGCTGGGCCTTAAAGAAAAAAATCCGGAGCGTGCTGAAGTGCTGCTGGCAGCCTGCCGCCGGGATAATGTTGAGCTGCGCGAGACAGCGCTGGAAGCGGCTGGTTTGAAAGCAAAGGTGGTGGATGTTGAAGCGTTTGCCATGGAGCGTATTTTTGAATTGCTGGAAGATGTACTGGAGTTGCCGGAAGATGATCCGGTAGTGGCCATTATCGATATTGGTGCCAGCAACACTTCCCTTAATGTCCTCAGTAAAGGTCAGAATATTTACACCCGTGAACAGTTGTTTGGTGGCCGTCAACTGACGGATGAGATTCAGAGAAGGTATGGGCTGGAGCCTGAGGAAGCGGAACAGGCCAAATGTAAGGGCGGATTGCCCGGAGATTATGAATCTGAAGTGCTGGAACCTTTTAAGGAAGCCGTTATCCAGCAGGTTTCCCGCTCCCTTCAGTTCTTTTACTCTGCCACCCGGTTTAATGATGTTGACGCCATCATTCTTGCAGGCGGCTCCTCTTCCCTGAACGGTCTTGCGGCTTTGATGCAGGACAAGCTGGGTACGCAAACCATTGTTGCCAACCCATTCGCAAAAATGTCAGTAGCCGGAAAAGTGGATGCCAGCCGACTGGCTTCTAACGCTCCGGCGCTTGCTATTGCCTGCGGGTTAGCCATGAGGAGCTTTGACTGATGGCCAGAATCAACCTGCTGCCCTGGCGGGAACAGCTCAGGGAAGAACGGAAGAAGCGGTTTCTCACTGCAATGGCTATAAGCGCCATGATTGGCGGCGCTGTCATTTTTACTGGCGACCTGATGATCAGAGGCTCTGTCGATGCCCAGACCAGTCGCAACCAGTATCTGAACAGTCATATAACGAAGCTCGACAAGGGCATTGCCGAACTCAAAGACCTTCGAAAAAAACGTGGACAATTGCTGGAACGTATGAAAGTTATTCAGGGCCTGCAGGGTAACCGGCCTGTTAGTGTTCGGGTTTTTGATCAGCTGGTCAGAGTGGTGCCTAAGGGGGTTTATTTCAAAAAAGTTTCTTTGGAAGGCAGTACGTTGAAACTGGTCGGGATTGCCGAGTCTAATAACCAAATCTCTGCCCTGATGCGTAATTTTAACAGCTCTGACTGGTTTACCGATCCTAACCTGACGGCTGTCAGAAAAGTCAAAGCTAACGGTGAACGACAGAATGAGTTTGATCTGACCATTCAGCAAACGACTCCGGACTCTGATGAGGGTGACAGATCATGAATATTGCTGAATCCATGAAAAAGCTGAATGATTTGAATCTGTCGGATCTGGATTTTGAAAATCTGGGTGCCTGGCCCCTGCCGGTTCGAATCATTGCCTGCCTTCTGGTTCTGCTGTTGGTTGTTCTTCTTGGGTATCAGTTTCATTTGAGCGGGCTGCAAACCCAGCTTGATCGGGAAGTCGCTAAAGAGAAAAAACTTAAAGAGCAATTTCGGACCAAAGCGTTTCAATCAGCAAACCTGGGAGCTTATCGGGAGCAGATGCGACAGATAGAGGACTCTTTTGGTGCGCTGGTCAGGCAGTTACCAAGTGATACAGAAGTGCCGGGATTATTAGAAGACATTACCTTCACAGGTCGGGGAGCGGGATTGCAGTTTGAAGCCATCAAGTTGCAGCCAGAAAAAACGTCTGAGTTTTATATTGAACTGCCCATCAGCATTACAGTGAAAGGGAATTACCACGATCTGGGCAGTTTTGTCAGCGGGGTCGCCAGTCTGCCAAGAATTGTCACTCTGCACGATTTTTCCATCGACCCGTTGCCTGATAGCAATAAGTTGAAAATGGATATTCTGGCCAGAACTTATCGCTACAACGATAAGGAGACAGAATGATGAGGTGGTGGCAAAGGAGTTTTCTGGCAGGGATGATGTTGTCTGTCCTGGGGTGTGGCGGGCAATCGGGCAAGGTCGATCTCGATCGGTACATGGGGGAGGTGCGTGCGAAGCCTACCGGAAAAATTGAGTCTTTGCCTGAATTCAAGCCTTATGAGGCGTTTGCTTATCGAGCGGCTGGAATGCGAAGCCCCTTTGAGCCACCGGTCATTCTTAAGTCCGGCAATCAACAGATTAACAGTAACGTAAAACCGGACCGGGCCCGGGAGAAAGGTTTTCTGGAACAGTTTGACATTGAATCCATTTCACTGGTGGGCTCGATCAGTAATGAAGATGGATTATGGGGGCTGGTCCGCAGCAGTGAAGGTGTTCATCGTGTTAAGGAAGGCGACTACCTGGGCCGCAACCACGGACGCATTGATTACATTGATGAACAGGAGCTTCGGGTTATAGAGATTATTCCAGCTGGTAATGACCTCTGGATTGAGCGACCACGGTCACTGATTCTTGGTGGCCAGTAACCTGTCAGTTTGAATTTGCCTCGCCAAAGGTCACAAAGAGGGTCAGGTCCACAGGGAAGCTGGATTTTTCCCGGATAGTGCCGAATAGAACAATAACAGTGAATTCAGGGATGGGGCATTTCGATGAATACAAAGCCCGTTGTGCAGACTTCGGCAGCCATACTGCTGTTTGTTTTGCTGGCATGGATGCCAACTTCGGTCTGGGCCGTTACCCTTAAAAAAATGGATGCAGGCTCCCTGCCGGGTGGTATGGTTGAGCTGAAGCTGACGTTCGACGGGCCTGCACCTCAGGCCAAAGGCTATAGCGTTGACCAACCGCCAAGAATATCCATCGATTTGCCTTATACCCGCAGCACACTAGCCAAATACAATGAAATCGGTTTTGATAACGCCCATAGTGTCACGGTTCTGGAAGCGGGCGACCGTACCCGCCTGGTTGTGAACCTGCGTAGTCCTACCAGTTTTTCCACCAAAAAAGATGGCAGTACCCTTTACGTTTATCTCGGGGCGGACAGCCAGCAGAGGGCTTATTCCGACGATCCGGGGTTATCCCCTATGGTGGCAGAATCGGGTGCGCCGATGGCAGAACCCGGTGGCAGAGGAATTACCCATATTGACTTTCAGCGTGGTGAAGAAGGCGAGGGTAATGTGGTGATTACCCTCGCCAATGCTGATATCCCTATGGACATGAATGAAATGGCCGGGCGCATTCGTCTGGAGTTTCAGGGCAATGTATTGCCCGGGCGCTTAAGAAACCGTCTGGATGTTATGGATTTTGCTACGCCGGTGAAATATATCGACGCCAAAACCGAAGACGGCAATGCGGTTGTTATTATTGAGCCAAAGGGCGAGTTCGATTATCTCGCCTATCAGGCAGATAATGTTGTGACGGTCAGTGTTAAGCCTGCTAGCTTCCAGAATTATAACCGTGGCCGTCGTGGCCTTTCTTATAAAGGTGACAAGCTTTCCCTGAACTTTCAGGACATCAAGGTGCGTGAAGTATTGCAGCTGATTGCAGATTTCACTGACCTGAACCTTGTGGCTTCGGATACCGTCACCGGCAATGTGACCCTGAGGTTGCAGAATGTTCCATGGGACCAGGCCCTGGATATTGTGCTCAAGGCCAAAGGGCTGGATAAGCGTCAGGAGGGTAATGTGCTGACGGTGGCTCCGGCAGAAGAGATTGCCGCCAGAGAGCGTCAGCAGCTGGAGAACGACAAGCAGATTCGTGAGCTGGCACCTGTCTATACCGATCTGATTCAGATTAACTACGCGGATGCGAGCGAAATTTCTGACGTACTGTCTGGAGGCGGTGACGATTCAGGCTTGTTGACTGACCGGGGTTCGGTTCAGGTGGTAGCCAGAACCAACAGCCTGCTGGTGAAGGACACCCAGGAAAAACTGGATGAGATACGGGCGCTGATTACCCGACTGGACATTCCGGTTCAACAGGTGATGATTGAAGCGCGTATTGTCAATATAAACTCCAATTACTCCCGTGAGCTTGGGGTGAAGTGGAGTGGTGGTAAAAAATTGACGCCAGGACAGTCAAACCGGGCAATAGGTATTGGTGGTAATGGAACTAATGCAGGTTTGGGAAGTGGTGATAGTGATCCGTCAAGTGGTGTAGGTGATAAACCGTTTGTTGATTTTGGGGTGACGGGCACCAATGCCGCCAGCCTGGCCATTGGCTTTGCTACCAACAGCACCATACTCAATCTGGAACTGTCAGCGATTCTTTCTGACGGTGGTGGTGAGGCCGTGTCCCAGCCCAAGGTTATTACTGCTGATAAAACCATGGCCGTTATCAAGGCAGGTAAAGAGATACCTTATGAAGAAAAGACCTCAAGTGGCGCCACTTCTGTTGCTTTTAAAGATGCCGTTTTGTCACTGGAGGTAACACCCCAGATTACGCCTGAAGGCAGTATTATTATGGACGTAAAAGTGACCAACGACTCCGAAGGCGACCCTGCTCCTAATGGTGTGCCAACCATTAATAAAAATGAGGTCAATACCCAGGTGCTGGTGAAAGATGGCGCCACCGTTGTTTTGGGTGGAGTGTTCACCCAAAGTAAAAACAACACTACTGCAAAAGTGCCATTGCTGGGTGATATTCCTTATGTTGGGGCTTTGTTCAGAAAAAAGACTAACAAAGATACCAAGGCAGAGCTGATGATCTTTATTACTCCCCGTATTATTAACGAGAATGTCGCTCTGCGCTGATATCGGGCGAACATTTTCTGAGCGGGAGCACTGTTTACGAACAGTGCTCCCGTTTTTTATTTGTCAGGCACTCGTACTATGCGCTAGTCTCGCCTACACATAGGCAGGAGGTCGGGCGACAAGAGATGCCGTTAACAAATATTTATCTTGTTGGGCCCATGGGGGCTGGAAAAAGTACTCTTGGCAGGATGCTGGCAAAAGAGCTGGGACTGCCATTTTATGATTCGGATCATGAGGTTGAAGCGCGTACCGGGGCAAATATACCCTGGATATTTGACGTTGAAGGAGAGAAAGGCTTCCGTCAGCGAGAGCGTCAGGTGATTCGAGAATTGTGTGAAGAGCGTGGAATTGTTCTTGCGACCGGCGGAGGTGTAGTCACTCAGAAAGAGAATCGTCGACACCTGGGGACCAATGGACTGGTTGTTTACCTGAAAGCGTCAGTAGACGCACAGCTGGAGCGCACGATGAAGGACAAACAGCGTCCACTGCTGCAAAGGCCTGATCGCCGGGAGGTTCTGGAAAATTTGCTGGAAGAGCGTGAACCGCTGTATGCGGGTTTGGCGGATCTGACCCTGGATACTGAACGGTATTCTCCAAAATCTCTGATAAATGAAATCATCAGGCTTCTGGAGCAAAATTGAGGATTATGATGCTTGAATTGACGGTTGATCTTGGCGATCGCAGTTATCCAATATTTATTGGTTCCGGAACGCTGTCTGATGCTGCAAAGCTGACGCCCTATGTCAGGGCAAAGCAGGTAGCCATAGTGACCAATGAAACGGTTGCACCCCTGTATCTGGACAAACTGAAAGCACTGCTGAATGACTTTGATGTTATAGACGTTGTGTTACCAGATGGCGAAGCCTTCAAAAACCTGCAAACTCTGGAAACTGTTTTTGACGGTTTGTTGCAGGCGCGCCACAACCGCACCACGACATTGATTGCCCTGGGCGGAGGGGTTGTTGGCGATATGGCTGGCTTTGCCGCGGCCTGTTACCAGCGTGGCGTTGAGTTTATCCAGATTCCAACCACTGTGCTGTCGCAGGTGGACTCATCGGTGGGCGGTAAAACCGGCGTTAACCATTCCCTTGGGAAGAATATGATCGGAGCTTTTCATCAGCCGAACGCTGTCATTATTGATACTGACCTGCTGGCTACCCTGCCTGATAGGGAGTTGTCTGCCGGAATCGCGGAAATTATCAAATATGGGTTGATCTGTGATCCGGAGTTTTTCACCTGGCTACAGGCGAATATCGCAAAACTGATGGCTCGGGATACGGACGCACTGGTTTACGCCATTCATCGCTCCTGTGCCGACAAGGCAAAGGTTGTGGCAGAAGATGAAAAAGAGTCGGGCATTCGTGCCATTCTGAACCTTGGTCATACTTTTGGTCATGCCATTGAAACGCATCTTGGCTATGGCGAATGGTTACATGGTGAAGCGGTGTCTGCCGGTATGGTGATGGCTGCCAGACTCTCCTGTCGTCTGGGTGATATTTCCCGGGAGCAGGTTGAACAGATCAAAGCGCTGCTGCGACAAGCGAACCTGCCGGTACTTCCTCCGGAAGGTATGACGCCTGATGACTTTCTCAGCATTATGGCAGTGGATAAAAAGGTTCTGGACAGTCGCCTGAGATTGGTGTTGCTGGAACAGGTGGGCAAAGCAGTGGTGACCAGTGAGTTTGACCGAAGTAAGTTGGATGAAGTGCTGGCTGAGATGTGTGTCTGCTAGTGGTCAGGGGTCGGTGAGTTGAAGGTTGAAAGGCTAAAGGTTAAAAAATTAAAAGTTAATACTTGTTGTTATTTTTCGATATTTGTGGTCAAAGGGCTGTCCGTGTAAAATGGACGACCCTTTGTCTGTAAAATGCCATTTAATAATGATTGTAAGGGGCATTTTTACAGGTCAAAGAGAGGGATAGCAAACAAATAGCTGGTTCGAACTGATGGCTGCTGCTTCAGCAGACAGCTTCTTAATCATAATAACTCATCATCGTCTGCTACCAGGAAAGGTTGTTACCAGCCTCTGCTGTAAGGTGTCGGTTTCATTAAGCGACGCCGGGTCAAGAGTGGTTTTCGTCAAAAGCGGAAGTGTTTCTCAATCAGCAGTCATCATTGTCAGGAAGACAGCACTCGAACCCTATAACAAACGACTGACGACTGACTGGATGAAAATTGCCTATGAAATCAGGTCTGTATAACCCTGAGGAGTTTCGGGATAACTGCGGTTTTGGCCTTATTGCCCACATGGAGGGGAACAAAAGTCATGACCTCCTGAATACTGCAATTGAAGCGCTCACCTGCATGACGCACCGGGGGGGAATTGCAGCCGATGGTAAGACTGGCGACGGCTGTGGTCTTTTGCTGCAAACCCCGGACTCCTTTTTCCGTACCGTTGCCAAAGAACAGTTTGGCAAACCTCTGCCAGAATTGTATGCCGTTGGCATGATTTTCCTGAGCCAGGATAAAGACAAAGCACAAACGGCTCGTCGTCGGATTGAACATGACCTGGCTGATCAGGGGCTGTCGGTTGCAGGCTGGCGGACAGTGCCGGTCAACAATCAATGCCTGGGTCCTATTGCGCTGGAACAGCTGCCTGTTATTGAGCAGGTGTTTATTACCGGTGATGCCGATCTGGATGACGTGGCTTTCTCAGCCAGGCTGTATATGGCGCGTCGGTTTACCAATATGGCGCTGGAAAACGACGATGACTTTTATATCTGTTCTCTCTCTACCCGCGTAATCACCTACAAAGGTTTGATGATGCCGGTGGATCTTGCCAACTTCTATGAAGATCTGGGCGACCCACGTTTTGAAACCGCCATCTGTGTGTTCCATCAGCGTTTTTCTACCAATACCATGCCGCGCTGGAAGCTGGCTCAGCCTTTCCGCCTGCTGGCCCACAATGGTGAGATCAACACGATTATGGGGAACCGCAACTGGGCTCAGGCACGCCGTAAAAAATTCCAGTCTGAACTGTTGCCGGGGCTGGATCAGATCAGCCCACTGGTTAACCGCACCGGGTCGGACTCTTCGACTCTGGATAATATGCTGGAGCTGCTGGTGACAGGAGGCGTGGACCTGTACCGGGCGATCCGCATGTTGATTCCACCTGCCTGGCAGAATGTCGATACCATGGCACCGGGACTACGGGCTTTCTATGAATACAACTCCATGCACATGGAACCCTGGGACGG
Above is a genomic segment from Endozoicomonas euniceicola containing:
- the aroB gene encoding 3-dehydroquinate synthase encodes the protein MLELTVDLGDRSYPIFIGSGTLSDAAKLTPYVRAKQVAIVTNETVAPLYLDKLKALLNDFDVIDVVLPDGEAFKNLQTLETVFDGLLQARHNRTTTLIALGGGVVGDMAGFAAACYQRGVEFIQIPTTVLSQVDSSVGGKTGVNHSLGKNMIGAFHQPNAVIIDTDLLATLPDRELSAGIAEIIKYGLICDPEFFTWLQANIAKLMARDTDALVYAIHRSCADKAKVVAEDEKESGIRAILNLGHTFGHAIETHLGYGEWLHGEAVSAGMVMAARLSCRLGDISREQVEQIKALLRQANLPVLPPEGMTPDDFLSIMAVDKKVLDSRLRLVLLEQVGKAVVTSEFDRSKLDEVLAEMCVC